The following are from one region of the Staphylococcus argenteus genome:
- a CDS encoding L-cystine transporter, whose protein sequence is MNTFLTVVNIVALVIFIIVLHLMARKHVSFAKRVFTALGIGIVFGVLLHLVYGTNSNIITSTSDWYNIVGQGYVALLQMIVMPLIFISIVAAFTKIQIGEKFAKIGSFIFMFLIGTVTIAAIVGVVYALLFGLDASTINLGNAEQARGSEIAKQAKDLTAHTLPQQILELLPKNPFLDFTGQRATSTIAVVIFASFVGFAYLRVARKQPEHGELLKRAIDAIYSLVMAIVTFVLRLTPYGVLAIMANTLSTSDFGAIWTLGKFLIASYAALITMYIIHLIILSVLGISPIRYVKKTLEVLIFAFTSRSSAGALPLNVQTQTRRLGVPEGIANFAATFGLSIGQNGCAGIYPAMLAIMVAPVANVEIDLQFIVTLIAVVIISSFGVAGVGGGATFASILVLSTLNLPVALAGVLISVEPLIDMGRTALNVNDAMLAGTGTAKLTKHWDKDTFESNDDAALTSH, encoded by the coding sequence ATGAATACTTTTTTAACCGTTGTTAATATTGTTGCGTTAGTCATTTTCATCATAGTATTACATTTAATGGCTCGAAAACATGTATCATTTGCCAAACGTGTATTCACAGCTTTAGGTATCGGCATTGTATTCGGTGTGTTATTGCATCTGGTTTACGGTACAAACTCGAATATCATTACATCCACAAGTGATTGGTACAACATTGTAGGTCAAGGGTATGTCGCATTATTGCAAATGATAGTAATGCCTTTAATTTTTATCTCTATCGTAGCTGCTTTTACTAAAATTCAAATTGGAGAAAAGTTCGCAAAAATTGGTAGTTTCATTTTTATGTTTCTAATCGGTACCGTAACAATTGCTGCAATTGTCGGTGTCGTATATGCTTTACTATTTGGTTTAGATGCGTCAACTATTAATCTTGGCAACGCTGAACAAGCACGAGGCAGTGAAATTGCCAAACAAGCTAAAGATTTAACAGCGCATACGTTACCACAACAAATTTTGGAGCTATTACCGAAAAATCCATTCTTAGATTTTACAGGGCAACGTGCAACTTCAACGATTGCAGTAGTTATCTTTGCATCATTTGTGGGATTCGCTTATTTACGTGTAGCTCGCAAACAGCCTGAACACGGCGAATTGCTTAAACGTGCTATTGATGCTATCTATTCATTAGTTATGGCGATTGTGACGTTTGTCTTAAGATTAACGCCATACGGAGTATTAGCAATTATGGCTAACACATTATCTACGAGTGACTTTGGAGCAATTTGGACTTTAGGAAAATTTCTAATCGCATCGTACGCTGCATTAATCACTATGTATATTATCCACTTAATCATCTTAAGTGTGTTAGGCATTAGTCCTATCCGTTATGTTAAAAAGACTTTAGAAGTATTAATCTTTGCATTCACATCTCGTTCAAGCGCGGGAGCCTTACCGCTGAATGTTCAAACACAAACAAGACGTCTAGGTGTACCGGAGGGAATTGCCAATTTTGCAGCAACATTTGGCCTATCTATCGGGCAAAATGGTTGTGCTGGCATTTACCCTGCCATGCTTGCAATTATGGTCGCACCTGTTGCTAATGTAGAAATTGATTTACAATTTATTGTCACGTTAATTGCTGTCGTGATCATCAGTTCATTTGGCGTTGCTGGCGTCGGTGGCGGTGCGACATTCGCATCTATATTGGTATTGTCAACGTTAAACTTACCTGTTGCTTTAGCCGGTGTGCTCATATCGGTTGAACCATTAATTGATATGGGTAGAACCGCATTAAATGTGAACGATGCAATGCTAGCTGGTACAGGTACCGCTAAGTTAACTAAACATTGGGATAAAGATACATTTGAATCTAACGATGATGCTGCATTAACTTCACATTAA
- the pbuX gene encoding xanthine permease PbuX, producing MKNLILSVQHLLAMYAGAILVPIIVGTSLKFTPEQIAYLVTVDIFMCGVATFLQANKVTGTGLPIVLGCTFTAVAPMILIGQTKGIDVLYGSLFLSGILVIIIAPFFSHLVKFFPPVVTGSVVTIIGINLMPVAMNYLAGGQGAKNYGDVKNILLGLMTLIIILILQRFTTGFIKSIAILIGLVIGTIGAGLLGMVDVSQVNHAGWLGIPVPFRFSGFSFDVTSTLVFFIVAIVSLIESTGVYHALSEITGKKLERKDFRKGYTAEGLAIVLGSIFNSFPYTAYSQNVGLVSLSGAKKNNVIYGMVVLLLICGCIPKLGALANIIPLPVLGGAMIAMFGMVMAYGVSILGHIDFKNQNNLLIIAVSVGLGTGISAVPQAFKGLGEQFAWLTQNGIVLGAIAAIILNFFFNGIKYKQTEENVK from the coding sequence ATGAAAAATTTAATCCTAAGTGTTCAACATCTTTTAGCTATGTACGCAGGAGCCATCTTAGTTCCAATTATTGTTGGTACAAGTTTGAAATTTACACCTGAACAAATCGCTTACTTAGTTACAGTAGATATATTTATGTGTGGTGTCGCCACATTTTTACAAGCCAATAAAGTAACAGGAACAGGATTACCAATTGTTCTTGGATGTACATTCACGGCTGTGGCACCCATGATATTAATCGGTCAAACAAAAGGCATCGATGTGTTATACGGATCGCTATTTTTATCAGGGATATTAGTTATTATCATCGCGCCTTTCTTTTCACATCTAGTAAAATTCTTTCCACCAGTAGTAACGGGAAGTGTTGTGACAATCATTGGTATCAATTTAATGCCTGTAGCTATGAATTACTTAGCTGGAGGTCAAGGTGCTAAAAACTATGGAGATGTTAAGAACATTTTATTAGGTTTAATGACATTAATCATTATTCTTATTTTACAACGATTTACAACTGGATTTATTAAAAGTATTGCTATATTAATTGGTTTAGTAATCGGAACGATAGGTGCTGGTTTACTAGGAATGGTAGATGTAAGTCAAGTCAATCATGCCGGTTGGTTAGGGATTCCAGTACCGTTTAGGTTCTCAGGATTTAGTTTTGATGTGACATCGACGTTAGTGTTCTTTATTGTAGCTATCGTTAGCTTGATTGAGTCGACAGGTGTCTATCATGCATTAAGTGAAATTACCGGTAAAAAGTTAGAAAGAAAAGATTTTCGTAAAGGTTATACTGCGGAAGGTCTAGCGATTGTGTTAGGTTCTATATTCAATTCATTTCCGTATACGGCCTATTCGCAAAATGTAGGACTTGTTTCTTTATCCGGTGCGAAGAAAAATAATGTTATATACGGCATGGTCGTGCTATTACTTATTTGTGGGTGTATACCTAAACTTGGGGCATTAGCGAACATCATTCCGCTACCTGTGTTAGGCGGTGCCATGATAGCTATGTTTGGCATGGTAATGGCATATGGTGTTAGTATATTAGGACATATTGATTTTAAAAATCAAAACAATTTATTAATTATCGCTGTATCAGTAGGATTAGGTACTGGTATAAGTGCGGTACCACAAGCGTTTAAAGGTTTAGGTGAACAATTTGCATGGTTGACTCAAAACGGTATTGTTTTAGGAGCAATCGCAGCAATTATTCTTAATTTCTTTTTTAATGGAATAAAGTATAAACAAACAGAAGAAAATGTGAAATAA
- a CDS encoding general stress protein yields the protein MADITVVNDTGELYNVINQKKSEGYLETELAIISKSKLHLNDLHDSEISLISTSGTFSDRMTKLLTGEDGEHAVLSRYNLAPDELEKYKQPILDNKMLVVAVRDHSSHKEVQEHNSAYEEVDITHFAEASKGPKA from the coding sequence ATGGCAGATATAACTGTAGTAAATGACACTGGCGAATTATACAATGTAATCAATCAAAAAAAGTCTGAAGGTTATTTAGAAACAGAATTAGCAATTATTAGCAAAAGTAAATTACATTTAAATGACTTACACGATTCTGAAATCTCCCTTATCTCAACAAGCGGCACATTTAGCGATAGAATGACTAAATTGTTAACAGGTGAAGATGGTGAACACGCAGTTTTATCACGCTACAATTTAGCACCTGATGAACTAGAAAAATATAAACAACCTATTTTAGACAATAAAATGTTAGTTGTAGCTGTACGCGACCATTCATCACATAAAGAAGTACAAGAACATAATTCAGCTTATGAAGAAGTTGATATTACACATTTTGCTGAAGCGTCTAAAGGTCCTAAAGCTTAA
- the xpt gene encoding xanthine phosphoribosyltransferase, giving the protein MELLGQKVKEDGVVIDEKILKVDGFLNHQIDAKLMNEVGRTFYEQFKDKGITKILTIEASGIAPAIMAALHFDVPCLFAKKAKPSTLTDGYYETSIHSFTKNKTSTVIVSKEFLSEEDTVLIIDDFLANGDASLGLYDIAQQANAKTAGIGIVVEKSFQNGHQRLEEAGLTVSSLCKVASLEGNKVTLVGEE; this is encoded by the coding sequence GTGGAGTTACTAGGACAAAAAGTAAAAGAAGACGGCGTTGTCATTGATGAGAAGATATTAAAAGTCGATGGATTTTTAAATCATCAAATTGATGCAAAGTTAATGAATGAAGTAGGTCGTACCTTTTACGAGCAGTTTAAAGATAAAGGAATCACTAAAATTTTAACCATTGAAGCTTCAGGAATCGCACCAGCAATTATGGCTGCACTTCATTTTGATGTGCCATGCTTATTTGCGAAAAAAGCGAAGCCTAGTACTTTAACAGATGGTTATTATGAAACATCTATTCATTCATTTACGAAAAATAAAACAAGTACAGTCATTGTTTCGAAAGAATTTTTATCTGAAGAAGACACAGTACTCATTATCGATGACTTTTTAGCAAATGGTGATGCATCTTTAGGTTTATATGATATTGCACAACAAGCGAATGCTAAGACTGCTGGTATTGGTATCGTTGTTGAAAAGAGTTTCCAAAATGGGCATCAACGTCTAGAAGAAGCAGGTTTAACAGTATCTTCTCTCTGCAAGGTGGCTTCACTAGAAGGAAATAAAGTGACATTGGTGGGAGAAGAATAA
- the nfsA gene encoding oxygen-insensitive NADPH nitroreductase encodes MSDHVYNLVRKHHSVRKFKNKPLSEGVVKKLVEAGQSASTSSFLQAYSIIGIDDEKIKENLQEVSGQPYVVENGYLFVFVIDYYRHHLVDQHAETDMENAYGSTEGLLVGAIDAALVAENIAVTAEDMGYGIVFLGSLRNDVARVREILDLPDYVFPLFGMAVGEPTDDENGAAKPRLPFEHVFHHNKYDATKETQYAEMADYDQTISQYYDKRTNGARKETWSQQIEMFLGNKTRLDMLEQLKKAGLIQR; translated from the coding sequence GTGTCAGATCATGTTTATAATCTCGTGAGAAAACATCATTCAGTAAGAAAGTTTAAAAATAAACCATTAAGTGAAGGTGTTGTAAAAAAATTAGTTGAAGCAGGTCAAAGTGCTTCGACATCAAGTTTCTTACAAGCATATTCAATTATTGGAATTGATGATGAAAAAATTAAAGAAAACTTACAAGAAGTTTCAGGGCAACCTTATGTTGTAGAAAATGGTTACTTATTTGTTTTTGTAATTGATTATTATCGTCATCATTTAGTTGATCAGCATGCTGAGACTGATATGGAAAATGCATACGGCTCAACGGAAGGTTTATTAGTAGGCGCGATTGATGCAGCATTAGTGGCTGAAAACATTGCGGTTACCGCTGAAGATATGGGGTACGGCATTGTCTTTTTAGGTTCATTAAGAAATGATGTTGCACGTGTCCGTGAAATATTAGACTTACCTGATTATGTCTTCCCATTGTTCGGTATGGCAGTTGGGGAACCTACAGATGATGAAAATGGGGCAGCAAAACCACGCTTACCGTTTGAACATGTCTTCCATCATAATAAGTATGATGCTACTAAAGAAACACAATATGCAGAAATGGCAGATTATGATCAGACAATTAGCCAATATTATGACAAGCGTACAAATGGTGCCCGCAAGGAAACATGGTCACAACAAATTGAAATGTTCTTAGGAAACAAAACAAGACTTGATATGTTAGAACAATTGAAAAAAGCTGGCCTTATCCAGCGATAA
- a CDS encoding prolipoprotein diacylglyceryl transferase, whose product MLTKEFAQRVELSEKQVRKIVQHLEERGYQLSKTEYRGREATDFKEEDIELFKDIADKVKQTNSYDLAFDELEKEKDFLQVIVKNDDKHLPTNQNVAQLVEDLRLEIQKMREERHLLGQMMNQVHQQQQELKELQNQLTTKIDSNSESLKAIQTSQEAIQEAQASQAKVLAESTAKAETNVATDEKVESKDPATSEASVATDAKADKANDDTATKVDKHDQISATEAIEKANVEQSKNEKAAEASDNGAAVEAQHDAEQQVAEAHADASEQAASNDSAESKSEKDNGSESETTESKPQEEKKGFFARLFNL is encoded by the coding sequence ATGTTAACAAAAGAATTTGCACAACGCGTTGAACTAAGTGAGAAACAGGTTCGTAAAATCGTCCAACATTTAGAAGAACGTGGTTACCAATTAAGCAAGACTGAATACCGCGGTCGTGAAGCAACAGACTTCAAAGAAGAAGATATCGAGCTTTTCAAAGACATCGCTGACAAAGTAAAACAAACAAATAGTTATGATTTGGCGTTTGATGAATTGGAAAAAGAGAAGGACTTCCTGCAAGTCATTGTTAAAAACGATGATAAACATTTACCTACCAATCAAAATGTTGCACAACTGGTAGAAGATTTACGTCTAGAAATTCAAAAAATGCGAGAAGAGCGTCATTTACTAGGTCAAATGATGAATCAAGTACATCAACAACAACAAGAATTAAAAGAACTTCAAAATCAACTTACTACTAAAATTGATTCTAATAGCGAATCATTAAAAGCGATTCAAACATCACAAGAAGCCATTCAAGAAGCTCAAGCTTCTCAAGCTAAGGTTTTAGCAGAATCAACAGCTAAAGCTGAAACAAATGTGGCAACTGATGAAAAAGTTGAAAGTAAAGATCCAGCAACTTCTGAAGCAAGTGTTGCAACGGATGCTAAAGCTGACAAGGCAAATGATGATACTGCTACCAAAGTAGATAAACACGATCAAATTTCTGCAACAGAAGCCATTGAAAAAGCAAATGTTGAACAGTCTAAAAATGAAAAGGCAGCTGAAGCTTCAGACAATGGCGCTGCAGTTGAGGCACAACATGATGCCGAACAACAAGTAGCTGAAGCACACGCCGATGCGTCTGAACAAGCAGCATCAAATGATTCAGCAGAATCGAAATCAGAAAAAGATAATGGTTCAGAATCTGAAACTACAGAATCTAAACCGCAAGAAGAGAAAAAAGGATTCTTCGCACGTTTATTCAATTTATAA
- the ahpC gene encoding alkyl hydroperoxide reductase subunit C, which produces MSLINKEILPFTAQAFDPKKDQFKEVTEEDLKGSWSVVCFYPADFSFVCPTELEDLQNQYEELQKLGVNVFSVSTDTHFVHKAWHDHSDAISKITYTMIGDPSQTITRNFDVLDEATGLAQRGTFIIDPDGVVQASEINADGIGRDASTLAHKIKAAQYVRKNPGEVCPAKWEEGAKTLQPGLDLVGKI; this is translated from the coding sequence ATGTCATTAATTAACAAAGAAATCTTACCATTTACAGCGCAAGCTTTTGATCCAAAAAAAGATCAATTTAAAGAAGTTACAGAAGAAGATTTAAAAGGTTCATGGAGCGTAGTATGTTTCTATCCTGCTGACTTCTCATTCGTTTGTCCAACTGAATTAGAAGATTTACAAAACCAATATGAAGAATTACAAAAATTAGGCGTAAATGTATTCTCAGTTTCAACTGATACACACTTCGTGCACAAAGCATGGCATGACCACTCTGATGCAATCAGCAAAATTACTTACACTATGATTGGTGATCCATCACAAACAATCACTCGTAATTTTGATGTATTAGATGAAGCTACTGGTTTAGCTCAACGTGGTACTTTCATTATCGACCCAGACGGTGTTGTACAAGCATCAGAAATTAATGCTGACGGTATCGGTCGTGACGCTAGCACATTAGCTCACAAAATCAAAGCAGCTCAATACGTACGTAAAAACCCAGGCGAAGTATGTCCAGCTAAATGGGAAGAAGGCGCTAAAACATTGCAACCTGGTTTAGATTTAGTAGGTAAAATCTAA